Within Raineyella sp. W15-4, the genomic segment CCGGGTCACCCGGCCGGCGAAGGCATCGGCGAGATCACGGAACAACCAGGGCCGGCCGAGACAGCCGCGACCGACCTCGACCCCGGCGACGCCGGTCTGTGCCACCAGCTCGAGCGCATCGGCGGCCTCCCAGATGTCGCCGTTGCCGAGCACCGGGATGGAGACGTGCCGCACCAGGGCGGCCATCGCCTCCCGGTCGGCATCGGCCGAGTAGGCCTGGGCGACGGTACGCCCGTGCAGGCAGATCGCGGCCACTCCGGCGTCTTCGGCGATCCGCCCGGCGTCGAGATAGTACGGGTGGTCGGCGTCGATGCCGATCCGGGTCTTCATCGTCACCGGCACGCCGTAGCGGTCGGCGGCGCGGACCGTGGCCCGGAGGATCTCGCCGAGCAGGTCCCGCTTCCACGGCAGCACCCCACCGCCGCCCTTGCGGGTGACCTTGGGCACCGGGCAGCCGAAGTTGAGGTCCACGTGGTCCACCCCGTACTCCCCGCAGAGGATCTCGGTGGCCGCCGCCATGGTGGCCGGGTCGACCCCGTAGAGTTGCACCGACCGCACCTTCTCCGCGGGCGAGAAGGCCAGCATCTCCAGGGACTTGCGGTCCCGTTCCACCAGGCCGCGGGAGGTGATCATCTCGCACACGTAGAGGCCGGCGCCCTGCTCCGCGCACAACTCCCGGAACGCCGCGGTGGTCACCCCGGCCATCGGGGCGAGCACGACCGGAGCGTCCACGACCACGGCAGCGGGTCGGGACGGAGCCGACAGGCGCAGGGCGGGGACGGACAGGCTGAGCGGGGCGGTCGGGGGCACTGGGTGATTGTACGTGGCCGCTCGGCGGGCGCTCCGATCCACTGATCGCGGCGTGACAGGATGGGCACCATGAGTCCTCGCGCAGTCGTGGTCGACCCGGACGGTGTCCGCTGATGGCCACTCCCGAGTTCATCCTCCGCCAGCGGGCGAAGCTCGGCCACGAGCTGCTGTGGCTGTCGGGGTGCACGGCGGTGGTGCTGCGGGACGGCGCCGAGGGCCCCGAGACCCTGCTGGTCCAGCGCACCGACAACGGCCTGTGGACCCCGGTCGCCGGGATCATCGATCCCGGCGAGCAGCCCTACCTGGCCGCGCTGCGCGAGGTCCGCGAGGAGGCGGGGGTGGTCGCCGCGATCGAGCGGCTGGCCTGGGTGACCGTCACCGACATCATCACCTACGGGAACGGCGACCAGACGCAGTACATCGACCACACCTTCCGGTGCCGGTGGGTGTCCGGCGAGCCGCGGCCCGACCATGAGGAGACCGCCCAGGCCCGGTTCTTCCCGATCGACCGGCTGCCCCCGATGGACGAGGTGCACGCGAGCCGGATCCGGGTGGTCCTGGAGGACCGCACC encodes:
- the dusB gene encoding tRNA dihydrouridine synthase DusB, coding for MPPTAPLSLSVPALRLSAPSRPAAVVVDAPVVLAPMAGVTTAAFRELCAEQGAGLYVCEMITSRGLVERDRKSLEMLAFSPAEKVRSVQLYGVDPATMAAATEILCGEYGVDHVDLNFGCPVPKVTRKGGGGVLPWKRDLLGEILRATVRAADRYGVPVTMKTRIGIDADHPYYLDAGRIAEDAGVAAICLHGRTVAQAYSADADREAMAALVRHVSIPVLGNGDIWEAADALELVAQTGVAGVEVGRGCLGRPWLFRDLADAFAGRVTRTLPTLGEVAAMFRRHGELLAGLLGERRGLTDLRKHVAWYFKGFPVGGDVRRGLAMVSSFAELDDLLGRLDPTLSFPASAIGAPRGRQGTPRDHVAMPEGWLDDTCGVGRDLSAAELGVSGG
- a CDS encoding NUDIX hydrolase, with protein sequence MATPEFILRQRAKLGHELLWLSGCTAVVLRDGAEGPETLLVQRTDNGLWTPVAGIIDPGEQPYLAALREVREEAGVVAAIERLAWVTVTDIITYGNGDQTQYIDHTFRCRWVSGEPRPDHEETAQARFFPIDRLPPMDEVHASRIRVVLEDRTETRLGPYVP